The following proteins are encoded in a genomic region of Burkholderia cepacia:
- a CDS encoding MFS transporter, with the protein MTDPVPDSSPLSPLPANLFRHAPFQRFWGTRVMSSLAFQILSVAIGWYVYALTHSAFALGLVGLAQFVPMFALTLVVGQVADRYDRRRIATICQGVEALAAGVFLLGAVQGWLAAPAVYALAAIVGTARAFESPSVSSLLPAVVPRTDLPRATALSTSANQAAQILGPAFGGLLYGVGAPVAFGTSVVAFAIAAVLSGTIPLRSAPPTREPVTLRSVFSGIAFIRREPAILGALSLDLFAVLFGGATALLPIYARDILQVGPWGLGALRAAPAVGALAGTLWLTRFPLKGRPGRAMFGGVIAFGIATIVFGLSRHFALSLVALAALGASDVVSVVVRLSLVQLRTPDEMLGRVSAVNSLFIGTSNQLGEFESGVTAAWWGAPTAIVVGGAATIAVALTWMRLFPQLTNMKSLERDA; encoded by the coding sequence ATGACCGACCCCGTGCCCGACTCCAGTCCTTTATCCCCGTTACCCGCGAACCTGTTCCGCCATGCGCCGTTCCAGCGTTTCTGGGGCACGCGCGTGATGTCTTCCCTGGCTTTCCAGATCCTGTCGGTTGCAATCGGGTGGTACGTCTACGCGCTCACGCACAGCGCGTTCGCGCTCGGTCTCGTCGGCCTTGCGCAGTTCGTGCCGATGTTCGCGCTGACGCTCGTCGTCGGGCAGGTGGCCGACCGCTACGACCGCCGGCGCATCGCGACGATCTGTCAGGGCGTCGAGGCGCTGGCCGCCGGCGTGTTCCTGCTCGGTGCGGTGCAAGGGTGGCTGGCCGCGCCGGCCGTGTATGCGCTCGCGGCGATCGTCGGCACGGCCCGCGCGTTCGAGTCGCCGTCGGTGTCGTCGCTGCTGCCAGCCGTCGTGCCGCGCACCGACCTGCCGCGCGCGACCGCGTTGTCGACGTCCGCGAACCAGGCCGCGCAGATTCTCGGGCCCGCGTTCGGCGGGCTGCTGTATGGCGTCGGCGCGCCCGTTGCGTTCGGCACGAGCGTCGTGGCATTCGCGATCGCGGCGGTGTTGAGCGGCACGATTCCGCTGCGCAGCGCACCGCCCACGCGCGAACCGGTCACGCTCCGGTCGGTGTTTTCAGGCATCGCGTTCATCCGGCGCGAACCGGCGATTCTCGGCGCGCTGTCGCTCGACCTGTTCGCGGTGCTGTTCGGCGGCGCGACCGCGCTGCTGCCGATCTACGCGCGCGACATCCTTCAGGTCGGGCCGTGGGGGCTCGGTGCGTTGCGCGCGGCGCCGGCCGTCGGCGCGCTTGCCGGTACGCTGTGGCTCACGCGTTTCCCGTTGAAAGGACGGCCGGGCCGCGCGATGTTCGGCGGCGTGATCGCGTTCGGCATCGCGACGATCGTGTTCGGGTTGTCGCGCCACTTCGCGCTGTCGCTCGTTGCGCTGGCCGCGCTTGGCGCATCGGATGTGGTCAGCGTCGTCGTGCGCCTGTCGCTCGTGCAGCTGCGCACGCCCGACGAGATGCTCGGGCGCGTGAGCGCGGTCAATTCGCTGTTCATCGGCACGTCGAACCAGCTCGGCGAATTCGAATCGGGCGTGACGGCCGCATGGTGGGGCGCGCCCACGGCGATCGTCGTCGGCGGCGCGGCGACGATCGCGGTTGCGCTTACATGGATGCGGCTGTTTCCTCAGCTCACGAACATGAAGTCGCTCGAGCGCGACGCGTGA
- a CDS encoding YbjQ family protein: MTDFSHSIDDLSPARVTTAFDLPGHTTVRSLGVAQGIVVRSRSIVGSFGASLQTIFGGNITLYTSLCEKARQQAFDKMLTDARKLGANAIVAMRYDSTEIGSGVTEVICYGTAVRVTQNA, translated from the coding sequence ATGACCGACTTCTCCCATTCCATCGACGATCTGTCGCCCGCGCGTGTCACGACCGCGTTCGACCTGCCCGGCCATACGACCGTTCGCTCGCTCGGCGTCGCGCAGGGCATCGTCGTACGCTCGCGCTCGATCGTCGGCTCGTTCGGCGCGTCGCTGCAGACGATCTTCGGCGGCAACATCACGCTCTATACGTCGCTATGCGAGAAAGCGCGCCAGCAGGCCTTCGACAAGATGCTGACCGATGCGCGCAAGCTCGGCGCGAACGCGATCGTCGCGATGCGCTACGACTCGACCGAAATCGGTTCGGGTGTCACGGAAGTCATCTGCTACGGCACGGCCGTGCGCGTGACGCAGAACGCGTGA
- a CDS encoding M20/M25/M40 family metallo-hydrolase, translating to MPTLKLTRLSAALGAMLLTAAAHAAPVWITLGDTAFRQLQRIDASATAQYSTTVDAGKTADGATRRETVHVVEIDDSRLGELAHAVHHTRGHGPGYVVHDSFDEARQALQPLPATLAKQAAAPAYKVSNAPQIGTWIQQLQASNIVGTITSLSGFTNRYYTTSHGVAASDWLALQWKQLAGSRADITVEQFAHTGFPQKSVILTIRGSDPAAGTIVLGGHLDSTVGRTTENTRSPGADDDASGIASLTEALRVLLANDYRPKRTIKFVGYAAEEAGLLGSKAIAKQFRTQNANVVGVLQLDMTNYKGDPKDIYLITDYTNAAQNTYLTNLAKTYLPELAIGTSQCGYACSDHASWNAQGYPASFPFEADQNDSPYIHTVNDTLENSDRQANHALKFGKLALAYAVDLGGNGSATVKR from the coding sequence ATGCCTACTCTGAAACTCACCCGCCTGAGCGCCGCGCTCGGCGCCATGCTGCTGACCGCCGCCGCGCACGCGGCACCCGTCTGGATCACGCTCGGCGACACCGCGTTCCGCCAGCTTCAGCGCATCGATGCAAGCGCCACCGCGCAATACAGCACGACCGTCGACGCCGGCAAGACGGCCGACGGCGCCACGCGACGCGAAACCGTCCACGTCGTCGAGATCGACGATTCACGGCTCGGCGAGCTGGCCCACGCCGTCCACCATACGCGCGGCCACGGGCCCGGCTACGTCGTGCACGACTCGTTCGACGAAGCGCGGCAGGCGCTGCAACCGTTGCCGGCGACACTCGCGAAACAGGCCGCGGCGCCTGCGTACAAGGTATCGAACGCGCCGCAGATCGGTACCTGGATCCAGCAGCTGCAGGCCAGCAATATCGTCGGCACGATCACGTCGCTGTCCGGCTTCACGAACCGCTACTACACGACGTCGCACGGCGTCGCTGCGTCGGACTGGCTCGCGCTGCAGTGGAAGCAACTGGCCGGCTCGCGCGCCGACATCACCGTCGAGCAGTTCGCGCACACCGGCTTTCCGCAGAAATCCGTGATCCTGACGATCCGCGGCAGCGATCCGGCTGCCGGCACGATCGTGCTCGGCGGTCACCTCGATTCGACGGTCGGCCGCACGACGGAGAACACGCGCTCGCCCGGCGCGGACGACGACGCGTCGGGCATCGCGAGTCTCACCGAAGCGCTGCGCGTGCTGCTTGCGAACGACTACCGGCCGAAACGGACGATCAAGTTCGTCGGATATGCGGCCGAGGAAGCCGGCCTGCTCGGCTCGAAGGCGATCGCGAAGCAGTTCCGCACGCAGAACGCGAACGTGGTCGGCGTGCTGCAACTCGACATGACGAACTACAAGGGCGATCCGAAGGATATCTACCTGATCACCGACTACACGAACGCGGCGCAGAACACGTACTTGACGAATCTGGCGAAGACTTACCTTCCTGAACTCGCGATCGGCACGTCACAGTGCGGGTATGCGTGCTCGGATCACGCGTCATGGAATGCGCAGGGCTATCCGGCATCGTTCCCGTTCGAGGCCGACCAGAACGACAGCCCGTACATCCATACGGTGAACGACACGCTGGAGAACTCGGACCGGCAGGCAAACCACGCGCTGAAGTTCGGCAAGCTGGCGCTGGCCTATGCAGTCGATCTCGGCGGGAATGGCAGTGCGACCGTGAAGCGCTGA
- a CDS encoding M36 family metallopeptidase, producing the protein MQTSRKALPLALGLALGFGIVGGTLADTKVSNPQAASLRESLTRGVAPPAAKADTAAGQYRADGVAVTLYNPAYRVKKSASTPAATARDFVASQATQLGLDPAALASLVVTSERNDADFTVVRLQQQAAGLPVYGSDIAVTVAKDGRILYVASNTINGVVATTRKSQAVDQQQALDRARAYLGVSGFANLDAQLVAFVDKTGTHTAWKVRGRPQDGPKGDWELLIDSGSGEVLRAEDKAFYATDGTGFVFRPDPLSPTKSSYGSTGYKDNNDADSTQLTAARVRVTLKDLAQSGSRYTLTGPYAACIDFDAPLDNACPAQSTPAFEFTRGNLYFEAVNAYYHIDTFLRYVNQTLGIKALPYQYTGGVQYDPHGESGDDNSSYSSSSGRLTFGQGGVDDAEDADVVIHELGHGIHDWVTNGGLSQQEGLSEGTGDYLAAAYSRDFNQWSPSDAQYHWVYNWDGHNEYWGGRVTNWNVGRTYAQARGAEIHTAGQYWASCNLVARDAIGAQAMDKAFLKGLSMTNSSTNQKAAAQAVLTAASALGYSNAQLTAIGNAYNKSCTYGVTVPQKS; encoded by the coding sequence ATGCAGACATCACGCAAAGCATTGCCGCTCGCCCTGGGTCTCGCGCTCGGTTTCGGCATCGTCGGCGGCACCCTGGCCGATACGAAAGTCTCGAACCCGCAGGCCGCGAGCCTGCGCGAAAGCCTGACGCGCGGCGTCGCGCCGCCGGCCGCGAAGGCCGATACGGCCGCCGGGCAGTACCGCGCGGACGGCGTCGCCGTCACGCTGTACAACCCGGCCTATCGCGTCAAGAAGAGCGCCTCGACACCCGCCGCGACCGCACGCGACTTCGTCGCGTCGCAGGCGACGCAGCTCGGGCTCGACCCGGCCGCGCTCGCGAGTCTCGTCGTCACGTCGGAACGCAACGATGCCGACTTCACCGTCGTGCGCCTGCAGCAGCAGGCCGCCGGACTGCCCGTGTACGGCAGCGACATCGCGGTGACGGTCGCGAAGGATGGCCGCATCCTGTACGTCGCGAGCAACACGATCAACGGCGTGGTCGCGACGACGCGCAAGTCGCAGGCCGTCGACCAGCAGCAGGCGCTCGACCGCGCCCGTGCGTATCTTGGCGTGAGCGGCTTCGCGAATCTCGATGCGCAGCTCGTCGCGTTCGTCGACAAGACCGGCACGCACACCGCGTGGAAGGTGCGCGGCCGCCCGCAGGACGGCCCGAAGGGCGACTGGGAACTGCTGATCGATTCGGGCAGTGGCGAAGTGCTGCGCGCCGAGGACAAGGCGTTCTATGCGACCGACGGCACCGGCTTCGTGTTCCGGCCCGATCCGCTCTCGCCGACCAAGAGCAGCTACGGCAGCACGGGCTACAAGGACAACAACGACGCCGATTCGACGCAGCTCACGGCCGCGCGCGTGCGCGTGACGCTGAAGGATCTCGCGCAGTCGGGCTCGCGCTACACGCTGACGGGCCCGTACGCGGCGTGCATCGATTTCGATGCGCCGCTCGACAACGCATGCCCGGCGCAATCGACGCCCGCGTTCGAATTCACGCGCGGCAACCTGTATTTCGAGGCCGTGAACGCGTACTACCACATCGACACGTTCCTGCGTTACGTGAACCAGACGCTCGGCATCAAGGCGCTGCCGTATCAGTACACGGGCGGCGTGCAGTACGACCCGCACGGCGAATCGGGCGACGACAACTCGTCGTACTCGTCGAGCAGCGGCCGGCTGACCTTCGGCCAGGGCGGCGTCGACGACGCGGAAGATGCGGACGTCGTGATCCACGAGCTCGGCCACGGCATCCACGACTGGGTGACGAACGGCGGCCTGTCGCAACAGGAAGGCTTGTCGGAAGGCACCGGCGACTATCTCGCCGCCGCGTACAGCCGCGACTTCAACCAGTGGAGCCCATCGGATGCGCAGTACCACTGGGTCTACAACTGGGACGGCCACAACGAATACTGGGGCGGCCGCGTGACCAACTGGAACGTCGGGCGCACGTATGCGCAGGCGCGCGGCGCGGAGATCCATACGGCCGGCCAATACTGGGCGTCGTGCAACCTCGTCGCGCGCGATGCGATCGGCGCGCAGGCGATGGACAAGGCGTTCCTGAAGGGGCTGTCGATGACCAACAGCTCGACCAACCAGAAGGCCGCCGCGCAGGCCGTGCTGACGGCCGCCTCCGCGCTCGGCTACAGCAACGCGCAGCTCACCGCGATCGGCAACGCATACAACAAGAGCTGCACGTACGGCGTGACCGTCCCGCAGAAGTCGTAA
- a CDS encoding GlxA family transcriptional regulator has product MPEDFHFLLLPGFSALGFMSAVEPLRVANRFRTELYRWHVISADGAPVAASNGIPVAAEAACADVEQVDTVFVVAGFDPLVCYTRTLADWLRRQHRHGATLGGIDTGSFVLAEAGLFDTSQPLTLHWEALAAFRERYPGLNATQELFEIDDRRITCAGGTASIDMMLDLIGRRHGADLAAAISEQFVVSRIRQRSDSQRLEIAARYGVHNRKLIQVIGTMQQHMENPLGSDALAQDVSITRRQLERLFSATLNDTPTHFYLNLRLDRARELLQQTDMSITSVCVACGFESPSHFSRTYRTRFGVSPRSDRRATR; this is encoded by the coding sequence ATGCCCGAGGATTTCCACTTCCTGTTGCTGCCCGGCTTCTCCGCGCTCGGCTTCATGTCGGCGGTCGAGCCGCTGCGCGTCGCGAACCGCTTTCGCACCGAACTCTATCGCTGGCACGTAATCAGCGCCGACGGCGCGCCCGTCGCCGCGAGCAACGGCATTCCGGTGGCCGCCGAAGCCGCGTGCGCGGACGTCGAACAGGTCGACACCGTGTTCGTCGTCGCGGGCTTCGATCCGCTCGTGTGCTACACGCGCACGCTCGCCGACTGGCTGCGCCGCCAGCACCGGCATGGTGCAACGCTCGGCGGCATCGACACGGGCAGCTTCGTGCTCGCGGAAGCCGGGCTGTTCGACACGTCGCAACCGCTCACGCTGCACTGGGAGGCGCTGGCCGCGTTCCGCGAGCGCTATCCGGGCCTGAACGCGACGCAGGAGCTGTTCGAGATTGACGACCGGCGCATCACGTGCGCGGGCGGCACCGCATCGATCGACATGATGCTCGACCTGATCGGGCGCCGGCACGGCGCCGACCTCGCGGCCGCCATCTCCGAGCAGTTCGTCGTCAGCCGCATCCGGCAGCGTTCGGACAGCCAGCGGCTCGAGATCGCCGCGCGCTACGGCGTGCACAACCGCAAGCTGATCCAGGTGATCGGCACGATGCAGCAGCACATGGAAAACCCGCTCGGCTCCGACGCGCTCGCGCAGGATGTGTCGATCACGCGGCGTCAGCTCGAACGGCTGTTCAGCGCGACGCTGAACGACACGCCAACGCACTTCTACCTGAACCTGCGCCTCGATCGCGCGCGCGAACTGCTGCAGCAGACCGACATGAGCATCACGTCGGTGTGCGTCGCATGCGGGTTCGAATCGCCGTCGCATTTCTCGCGCACGTATCGCACGCGATTCGGCGTGAGCCCGCGCAGCGACCGGCGTGCAACGCGCTGA
- a CDS encoding helix-turn-helix domain-containing protein, which yields MFDDADRHAEALRGWNQRYDQIGPGSYRSAVKHAVLDGLQLFQEAANVRIIQRGRLPPGHTVFGMPLTGSGAFAFGGARIERGTMVMARGGAPFELHSPDDMSLIGVVVDGDLLQQVEDAADVRLDDTTLRRGVVDMPTAVLMRASVQIATQLERVLSSPETYADARVQRELRGEVGNVLVDLLTYRMPAPSNRLTHACRADIVRRVHDYVIEHPEAPIDVLSLCAQLRVSRRTMQNSFQSVVQTSPLHYVRSLRLSQVRRMLLDTRQADLPISDAAARWGFIHLGHFANAYKAQFGELPSTTARRSVRGAKTR from the coding sequence ATGTTCGACGACGCGGACCGGCATGCCGAGGCGCTGCGCGGCTGGAACCAGCGCTACGACCAGATCGGTCCGGGCTCGTACCGCAGCGCGGTCAAGCACGCGGTGCTCGACGGCCTGCAGTTGTTCCAGGAAGCCGCGAACGTGCGCATCATCCAGCGCGGCCGGCTGCCGCCCGGCCATACGGTGTTCGGCATGCCGCTCACCGGCTCGGGCGCGTTCGCGTTCGGCGGCGCGCGTATCGAACGCGGCACGATGGTGATGGCGCGCGGCGGCGCCCCGTTCGAACTGCATTCGCCCGACGACATGTCGCTGATCGGTGTCGTCGTCGATGGCGACCTGCTGCAGCAGGTCGAGGATGCGGCCGATGTGCGGCTCGACGATACGACGCTGCGGCGCGGTGTCGTCGACATGCCGACCGCCGTGCTGATGCGCGCGAGCGTGCAGATCGCGACGCAGCTCGAACGCGTGCTGTCCTCGCCCGAAACGTACGCCGACGCACGCGTGCAGCGCGAGCTGCGCGGCGAAGTCGGCAACGTACTCGTCGATCTCCTCACGTACCGGATGCCCGCGCCGTCGAACCGGCTCACGCACGCATGCCGCGCCGACATCGTGCGCCGCGTGCACGACTACGTGATCGAGCATCCGGAAGCGCCCATCGACGTGCTGAGCCTGTGCGCGCAGTTGCGCGTGAGCCGGCGCACGATGCAGAACAGCTTCCAGTCGGTCGTGCAGACGAGCCCGTTGCACTACGTGCGCTCGCTGCGCCTGTCGCAGGTGCGGCGAATGCTGCTCGACACGCGGCAGGCCGACTTGCCGATCAGCGACGCGGCCGCGCGCTGGGGCTTCATCCATCTCGGTCATTTCGCGAACGCGTACAAGGCGCAATTCGGCGAACTGCCGTCGACCACCGCGCGCCGTTCCGTGCGCGGCGCAAAAACGCGCTGA